The Streptomyces fungicidicus nucleotide sequence GCCGCGGGGAGACCGTCAGGGACGCAGCGCCCGCAGCAGCAGGTCGGCCAGGTGATCGGCGACCTCCTGAGGGCTGAGCGGACCGTCGGGGCGGTACCAGGTCGACAGGTGGTGCACCGAGCCGAAGTGGTAGTCGACCACCAGGTCGGCCGGGGTCGCCGTGGAGAACACGCCCTCCCGCTGGCCCTCCTCGATCAGCGCGCGGAAGCGTTCGTGGTAGCGGCGGCGCTCGGCGCGCACCTGCTTGTTCTTCTCCGGGCCGAGGTGGTGCATGGACCGGAAGAAGATCGACGCGTCGTCGAGGTTCTCGATCGTGGTGACGACGACGTCGGCC carries:
- a CDS encoding TetR/AcrR family transcriptional regulator; the encoded protein is MPRTTDGDGTPVPQRLLAAATRLFAEQGYDRTSVQEIVEAAGVTKGALYHYFGSKDDLLHEVYARVLRLQQERLDHFAGADEPIEKRLRGAAADVVVTTIENLDDASIFFRSMHHLGPEKNKQVRAERRRYHERFRALIEEGQREGVFSTATPADLVVDYHFGSVHHLSTWYRPDGPLSPQEVADHLADLLLRALRP